A single window of Selenihalanaerobacter shriftii DNA harbors:
- a CDS encoding putative manganese-dependent inorganic diphosphatase, with product MSKEKIVIGHQNPDTDSICSAIAYAKFKQELGEKVAAARCGGINPETKFVLDYFNVQAPELVTDVYTRVSDIMNRNNLKTVAPNTPIKEVGELLEQEEIKVVPVINEINELLGIVTAGDIAHRYLEELAVESLREVPTSLENIIHTLEGEVIIDQQDISAEVTGNIITGAMDAETMRSYISSGDIVLLGNRVKAQRVALEADISCLIVTGDLEVKTEIKDLATKKEITIIKVPHDTFAAARLINMSIPVSKVMSIEVESFYPNELVDNVREDILNSAHRSYPVIDRQNRLLGLVSARNLIDLETKEVILVDHNEKSQAVEGIAEATLLEVIDHHRLGDLETLEPILVRNEPVGSTATIVAKLYSEYGIALSEEIAGILLAAILSDTVIFRSPTCTLVDREVANNLAEIIDEDIEKIGRSIFKAGSVLNKLEPRELILNDFKEYAFNEVKIGVGQIEIMDLEEFKKQDMQILTALQKLKEEKSLNYIFLMVTDILNEGSLLLFNKQAGSLVKRSFVSEDREIGVYLTGVMSRKKQIIPILSKMLTN from the coding sequence ATGTCAAAAGAGAAAATAGTCATTGGTCATCAGAATCCAGATACTGATTCAATCTGTTCGGCTATTGCCTATGCTAAATTCAAACAGGAATTAGGAGAAAAAGTTGCTGCTGCTAGGTGTGGAGGAATAAATCCTGAGACGAAATTTGTGTTAGATTATTTTAATGTGCAAGCACCAGAATTAGTAACAGATGTATATACTAGAGTCAGTGATATTATGAACCGAAATAATTTAAAAACGGTTGCTCCTAATACACCTATTAAAGAAGTAGGAGAATTATTAGAACAGGAAGAGATTAAAGTAGTTCCGGTTATTAATGAAATAAATGAATTATTAGGAATAGTAACAGCAGGCGATATTGCCCATAGATATTTAGAGGAGTTAGCCGTTGAGTCATTACGAGAGGTACCGACTTCTTTAGAGAATATAATTCATACTTTAGAAGGAGAAGTAATTATTGACCAACAAGATATAAGTGCAGAAGTAACCGGTAATATCATTACCGGGGCTATGGATGCTGAAACCATGCGGAGTTATATTAGTTCAGGAGATATAGTCTTATTAGGTAATCGAGTTAAAGCACAACGTGTTGCTTTAGAAGCTGATATCTCTTGTTTAATAGTTACAGGCGATTTAGAAGTAAAGACTGAAATTAAGGATTTGGCTACTAAAAAAGAGATTACAATTATTAAGGTCCCTCATGATACTTTTGCAGCGGCTAGATTGATTAATATGAGTATTCCTGTTTCTAAAGTGATGAGTATAGAAGTCGAGAGCTTTTATCCTAATGAATTAGTAGATAATGTTAGGGAAGATATTCTTAATTCTGCCCATCGAAGTTATCCAGTAATTGACCGACAGAATAGATTGTTAGGTTTAGTTTCCGCTCGAAACTTAATCGACTTAGAGACTAAGGAAGTTATTTTAGTCGATCATAATGAAAAGAGTCAGGCTGTTGAAGGTATTGCGGAGGCAACTTTATTAGAGGTTATTGATCATCATCGATTAGGTGATTTAGAGACTTTAGAGCCTATTTTAGTTAGAAATGAACCAGTAGGTAGTACAGCTACTATAGTTGCTAAACTTTATTCTGAATATGGAATTGCATTGTCAGAGGAGATAGCAGGGATTTTATTAGCAGCGATTCTGTCAGATACAGTTATCTTTAGATCTCCGACTTGTACTTTGGTTGATAGAGAAGTAGCTAATAATTTAGCAGAAATTATTGATGAGGATATAGAAAAAATTGGTAGATCAATCTTTAAAGCAGGTTCGGTCCTAAATAAATTAGAACCTAGAGAATTGATTTTAAATGATTTTAAAGAATATGCTTTCAATGAAGTTAAGATTGGTGTAGGTCAAATTGAAATTATGGATTTAGAAGAATTTAAGAAACAAGATATGCAGATTCTAACTGCTTTACAGAAGTTAAAGGAAGAAAAAAGTTTGAATTATATCTTTTTAATGGTAACTGATATTTTAAATGAAGGCAGTCTATTATTATTTAACAAGCAGGCTGGATCTTTAGTTAAACGCAGTTTTGTTAGTGAGGATAGAGAGATAGGTGTATATTTAACTGGAGTTATGTCCAGGAAAAAGCAGATAATTCCAATCCTATCTAAGATGTTAACTAATTAA
- the pcrA gene encoding DNA helicase PcrA, with protein MNILSDLNPQQEEAVKHVDGPLLVLAGAGSGKTRVLTRRIAYLIQEIGVDPYNILAVTFTNKAATEMKERIEELISQDSREVWMSTFHSIAVRILRREIGKLGYNSNFVIYDTTDQRALIKDIIKNELNLDTKQFEPRSVLNQISDAKNELIDVKTYQERVGSYFERIIGDAYEKYQQRLKDNNALDFDDLIMKTVELFRDYELVLDYYRERLQYILVDEYQDVNHAQYKLINLLAKKHQNICVVGDDDQGIYGFRGADISNILNFEKDYPDTKVIKLEQNYRSTKKILDAAFQVVRNNQGRKPKKLWTDNDSGDAITIHRAYTGKEEAVYISKEIMQRIAKENLSYDDFTVLYRTNAQSRVLEEIFMKEGIPYRIVGGLKFYDRKEIKDILGYLRLLYNPADNISLQRIINVPKRGIGATTLERLSNFAEQKDCSLYDSVQRVDEINSISSRFTGKVQKFGEMISYLRQRADEINALELAEELLTEIGYLEDLRKEGTDQARNRIENIKELFTVIEEYVEKNEDASLGGFLEEVALISDLDTLDEDAAAVVMMTLHSAKGLEFPVVFLSGMEEGIFPHSRSLESTADIEEERRLCYVGITRAEQKLYLTHASSRKIYGRSSYKPPSRFLEELPKKLCDSGTKSKEMKTKNTSTKSSDDNNGEYSVGDQVKHSKWGIGRVVSIDRSGADEQVAIAFPNEGIKKLLVAYAPLKKVN; from the coding sequence ATGAATATTTTATCTGACTTAAATCCTCAACAAGAGGAAGCAGTAAAACATGTAGATGGACCTTTATTGGTTTTAGCCGGGGCAGGTAGTGGAAAGACAAGAGTATTAACAAGACGGATTGCTTATTTAATTCAAGAAATTGGGGTAGACCCTTATAATATTTTAGCAGTTACTTTTACTAATAAGGCAGCTACTGAGATGAAAGAACGGATAGAAGAGTTAATCTCTCAGGATAGTAGAGAAGTTTGGATGAGTACTTTTCATTCGATTGCAGTACGCATCTTAAGAAGAGAAATTGGTAAACTAGGTTATAATTCAAATTTTGTTATTTATGATACTACAGATCAGCGAGCATTGATTAAGGATATTATTAAGAATGAGTTAAATTTAGATACTAAACAGTTTGAGCCTCGTTCTGTCTTAAATCAAATTAGTGATGCTAAGAATGAATTAATAGATGTAAAGACTTATCAAGAACGAGTGGGTAGTTATTTTGAACGAATTATTGGAGATGCTTATGAAAAGTATCAACAACGATTAAAGGATAATAATGCTTTAGATTTTGATGACTTAATCATGAAAACAGTGGAGTTATTTAGAGATTATGAATTAGTATTAGATTATTATCGAGAAAGACTTCAATATATATTAGTTGATGAGTATCAAGATGTTAATCATGCTCAATATAAATTAATAAATTTATTGGCTAAGAAACATCAAAACATCTGTGTAGTAGGAGATGATGACCAAGGGATTTATGGATTTAGAGGAGCGGATATTAGTAATATTTTAAACTTTGAAAAGGATTATCCTGACACTAAAGTAATTAAATTAGAGCAAAATTATCGTTCTACTAAGAAGATATTAGATGCAGCTTTTCAAGTGGTTCGTAATAATCAAGGAAGAAAGCCTAAAAAATTATGGACTGATAATGATTCTGGAGATGCAATAACTATTCATCGAGCCTATACAGGAAAGGAAGAGGCAGTATATATTAGCAAAGAAATTATGCAGAGAATTGCTAAAGAAAATTTAAGCTATGATGATTTCACTGTTCTCTATCGGACTAATGCTCAATCTCGTGTTTTAGAAGAAATCTTTATGAAAGAAGGAATCCCATATCGAATTGTAGGTGGCTTAAAATTCTATGATCGTAAAGAGATTAAAGATATTTTGGGTTATTTAAGGTTACTATATAATCCAGCTGATAATATTAGTCTACAGAGAATAATTAATGTACCTAAAAGAGGTATAGGGGCAACGACACTTGAACGACTAAGTAATTTTGCTGAGCAGAAAGACTGTAGTTTATATGATTCGGTACAAAGAGTTGATGAGATTAATTCTATTAGTAGCAGATTTACTGGGAAAGTACAGAAGTTTGGAGAGATGATTTCTTATTTAAGACAGCGAGCAGATGAGATTAATGCTTTAGAGTTAGCAGAGGAGTTATTAACGGAAATTGGTTATTTAGAAGATTTAAGGAAAGAAGGAACTGATCAAGCTCGGAATCGAATCGAGAATATTAAAGAATTATTTACTGTTATAGAAGAATATGTAGAGAAGAATGAGGATGCTAGTCTAGGTGGCTTCTTAGAAGAAGTAGCTTTAATTTCAGATTTAGATACTTTAGATGAAGATGCTGCTGCCGTAGTAATGATGACTTTACATAGTGCAAAAGGTTTGGAATTTCCAGTAGTATTTTTAAGTGGTATGGAAGAAGGTATTTTCCCCCATTCTCGTTCTTTAGAATCTACGGCAGATATTGAAGAAGAAAGAAGACTTTGTTATGTAGGAATTACTAGAGCAGAGCAGAAATTATATTTAACCCATGCTTCCTCTAGAAAGATTTATGGTAGAAGTTCTTATAAACCGCCATCCAGATTTTTAGAAGAACTCCCTAAAAAGTTGTGTGATTCAGGTACTAAATCTAAAGAAATGAAGACTAAAAATACTAGTACTAAAAGTAGTGATGACAATAATGGCGAATATTCTGTAGGGGATCAAGTAAAGCATTCCAAATGGGGTATTGGCAGGGTAGTAAGTATTGATAGAAGTGGTGCAGATGAACAGGTGGCTATTGCCTTTCCAAACGAAGGTATTAAAAAGCTATTGGTTGCTTATGCTCCTTTAAAGAAAGTTAATTAA
- a CDS encoding TlpA family protein disulfide reductase, with translation MKRIILILFVIAFCSGISISLIFAPKSATQPENLKIPDLTLKTNTGKKINLSKNINTKTILLFWLPKSLSCQKQLQTLQKIQNEYSDSVLIYGVSIGTIEKEAVEEIKIENSITYPLLIDKDAKLSEELLISAIPTLIFINNQGIMVEKHVGLMDIPELKKNLNSIAQQPNK, from the coding sequence ATGAAAAGAATTATTTTAATCTTATTTGTTATTGCATTCTGTAGCGGCATCTCTATTAGCCTTATCTTTGCTCCTAAATCTGCAACTCAACCTGAAAATCTTAAAATTCCTGATCTAACTTTAAAAACTAATACTGGTAAGAAGATTAATCTTAGCAAAAATATAAATACTAAGACCATCCTTCTTTTCTGGCTACCTAAGTCTCTAAGTTGTCAAAAACAGCTGCAAACTCTTCAGAAAATTCAAAATGAATATTCTGATTCAGTCTTAATCTATGGAGTTTCTATTGGTACTATTGAAAAAGAAGCAGTTGAAGAAATAAAAATAGAGAATAGTATCACCTATCCTCTATTAATTGATAAAGATGCCAAATTATCAGAAGAATTATTAATCAGTGCTATCCCTACTTTAATTTTCATCAATAACCAAGGAATAATGGTTGAAAAGCATGTCGGCTTAATGGATATACCTGAGTTAAAAAAGAATTTGAACTCTATAGCACAGCAACCTAATAAATAA
- a CDS encoding CLC_0170 family protein has protein sequence MSVVSNYLKFFVEYLVSVYTPLPAVLVVSIGAYSAFYETHNLDEDDLEREKRFAQVVGWLYMVGGAALYIGLKFYTWFS, from the coding sequence TTGTCAGTAGTATCAAATTACTTAAAGTTTTTCGTAGAATATTTAGTCAGTGTTTATACCCCTTTGCCAGCTGTGTTAGTAGTTAGCATTGGGGCTTATTCTGCTTTTTATGAAACTCATAATTTAGATGAAGATGATTTAGAACGAGAGAAAAGATTTGCTCAAGTAGTAGGATGGCTTTATATGGTAGGAGGGGCAGCGCTGTATATAGGGTTAAAATTTTATACTTGGTTTAGTTAA
- a CDS encoding Ger(x)C family spore germination protein translates to MRQIYKYILLGIIIILLTTIVTGCWDRTEIEERLFVFGVGISQPKSIEEVLNDLEEKARKKLRDEGIIRPNDKEIQDKVEEIAKPSFREVITRAERRQDQLKVTIEAPIVRNLVGGEGGGNGEPTWIVSTNADTVLEACQQFASRSNRRVYLGHLKSMIIKESLAREGVQDLLDFFERDNEVQRRVNVFVCPENVEEILALNTPVEQVTSSYISMIVENKVKCSRVSPITLGEFMINIHTGAGSLVPRIVTGEKDVKVCGSAIFRGEKMVGWLGELETQSALRVKNATGQGEIIIPGLKEGNKAVYESNGLNIRIKPIVKKEKITFKVEIKLEGNIVEIQSKVNLMNDQYIKKLEKNIEEHIKKNTMQVIDKAQQEFQTDFFGFGEQLRRHEPKVWKKVKKNWHKEFAGVKVRVEPEVKIRRIGLVK, encoded by the coding sequence ATGAGGCAAATATATAAGTATATATTACTTGGAATAATAATAATCTTATTAACTACTATAGTAACAGGATGTTGGGACCGAACAGAAATAGAAGAAAGATTATTTGTTTTTGGAGTAGGAATAAGTCAACCTAAATCTATAGAAGAGGTGTTAAATGATTTAGAGGAGAAGGCAAGAAAGAAATTAAGAGATGAAGGAATAATTCGACCTAATGATAAAGAAATTCAAGATAAGGTAGAAGAGATAGCAAAACCGTCATTTAGAGAGGTGATAACAAGAGCAGAAAGAAGACAAGATCAATTAAAAGTTACTATTGAAGCCCCTATTGTACGTAATTTAGTTGGAGGTGAAGGTGGAGGTAATGGTGAACCGACTTGGATTGTAAGTACCAATGCTGACACTGTTTTAGAAGCTTGCCAACAGTTTGCCTCTCGTTCTAATCGTCGAGTCTATTTAGGGCATTTAAAGAGTATGATTATAAAAGAATCTTTGGCCAGAGAAGGTGTACAAGATTTATTAGATTTTTTTGAAAGAGACAATGAAGTACAAAGAAGAGTAAATGTTTTTGTTTGTCCAGAGAATGTTGAAGAAATTTTAGCACTTAATACTCCGGTTGAACAGGTCACGAGTTCTTACATATCCATGATTGTAGAGAATAAAGTTAAATGTTCGAGAGTTAGTCCAATTACTTTAGGGGAATTTATGATTAATATACATACTGGAGCTGGTTCATTAGTACCTAGGATAGTCACAGGGGAAAAGGATGTTAAGGTATGTGGAAGTGCTATTTTTAGAGGTGAGAAGATGGTAGGGTGGTTAGGGGAGTTAGAAACTCAATCTGCTTTACGAGTTAAAAATGCTACTGGGCAGGGAGAAATAATTATTCCTGGTCTTAAAGAAGGGAATAAAGCTGTTTATGAATCTAACGGCCTTAATATAAGAATAAAGCCTATTGTAAAGAAAGAAAAGATTACTTTCAAAGTTGAAATTAAACTTGAAGGTAATATAGTAGAAATACAAAGTAAGGTTAATCTTATGAATGATCAATATATTAAAAAGCTAGAAAAGAATATAGAAGAACATATTAAAAAAAATACTATGCAAGTGATTGATAAGGCACAGCAAGAATTTCAAACAGATTTTTTTGGATTTGGAGAACAATTACGCCGTCATGAACCTAAAGTTTGGAAGAAGGTTAAAAAGAATTGGCATAAAGAGTTTGCAGGTGTTAAAGTAAGAGTTGAACCAGAAGTTAAGATTAGAAGAATAGGATTAGTTAAGTAA
- a CDS encoding spore germination protein, with product MWKDIKDQFKSLFNRDITEKEADPAPKLHKKLDKNKEYLDNLLGDNGDITIKEFNIAGRSDLKALMVYVDGMISKALLNEQVLTPLMHRIRETDPDVEINKSNLAQTVESFVLSAESVSKAENFDDVVLSILSGETALFFDGDDQALIISARGWPSRGIQEPATESVIRGPRDGFTETIRMNTVLIRRRIRDPNLKIQSTKIGRRTKTDVALAYVKGIANKEIINEVKARLDTIDIDQILETGYIEQLIEDSHYSPFPQIQVTERPDKVVGSLLEGRVAILVDNTPMVLLVPVTFSQLYQSPEDYNERWLVMSAIRILRFTSIFISALAPALFIALTSFHPGMIPTELMMSVAATREGVPFPAFIEAGVMEVTIELLREAGIRLPGPIGQTIGIVGGLVIGQAAVSAKVASPIMVIVVAITAIASFITPSYNVSLSIRFIRFGFMILAAVLGLYGMMLGVLAILIHLVTLKSFGVPYLSPLAPYRFSDWKDDFIRAPTHLMTTRPKELAPQDPNRQDIERENNKWGEEDND from the coding sequence ATGTGGAAGGATATAAAGGATCAATTTAAAAGCTTATTTAATCGTGATATAACTGAAAAAGAAGCCGATCCAGCACCTAAATTACATAAGAAATTAGATAAAAATAAAGAGTATTTAGATAACTTATTAGGTGATAATGGTGATATTACCATTAAGGAATTTAATATTGCCGGAAGAAGTGATTTAAAAGCTTTAATGGTTTATGTAGATGGAATGATTAGTAAGGCTCTTCTTAATGAGCAAGTCTTAACTCCATTAATGCATAGAATTAGAGAGACAGATCCGGATGTAGAGATTAATAAAAGCAATTTGGCTCAGACTGTTGAAAGCTTTGTGCTTTCTGCTGAATCAGTGAGTAAAGCAGAAAATTTCGATGATGTAGTATTATCTATATTATCAGGTGAGACAGCTCTTTTCTTTGATGGTGATGATCAAGCTTTAATTATTAGTGCTAGAGGTTGGCCAAGTAGGGGAATTCAAGAGCCTGCAACTGAGTCAGTCATTCGGGGACCTAGAGATGGTTTCACTGAAACTATTAGGATGAATACAGTCTTAATAAGAAGGAGAATTAGAGACCCTAATTTAAAGATTCAATCTACTAAAATTGGCAGGAGGACTAAGACAGATGTAGCTTTAGCTTATGTAAAAGGGATAGCTAATAAAGAAATTATTAATGAAGTGAAGGCCCGTTTAGATACTATAGATATTGATCAAATTTTAGAAACTGGTTATATAGAGCAACTAATAGAAGATAGCCATTATTCTCCTTTCCCGCAGATTCAAGTTACAGAACGGCCAGACAAGGTGGTTGGATCTTTATTAGAAGGTAGAGTAGCAATTTTAGTCGACAATACACCTATGGTCTTACTAGTTCCGGTTACTTTTAGTCAATTATATCAATCACCAGAGGATTATAATGAGCGTTGGTTAGTAATGAGCGCTATTCGTATTTTAAGATTTACTTCTATTTTTATATCTGCTTTAGCACCAGCACTTTTTATAGCTTTAACCTCGTTTCATCCAGGGATGATTCCTACTGAATTGATGATGAGCGTTGCAGCAACTAGAGAGGGGGTACCTTTTCCTGCTTTTATAGAGGCGGGAGTTATGGAAGTAACTATTGAATTATTAAGAGAAGCTGGTATTAGATTACCAGGGCCTATTGGACAGACTATAGGTATTGTTGGGGGATTAGTAATTGGACAGGCAGCAGTTTCGGCTAAGGTCGCTAGTCCAATTATGGTTATTGTAGTGGCGATTACGGCTATTGCTTCATTTATAACTCCTAGTTATAATGTTTCATTGTCCATAAGATTTATAAGATTTGGATTTATGATTTTAGCTGCTGTACTTGGACTTTATGGTATGATGTTAGGAGTTTTAGCTATATTAATTCATTTAGTTACTTTAAAGAGTTTTGGTGTCCCTTATTTAAGTCCATTAGCTCCTTATAGATTCTCTGATTGGAAGGATGATTTTATTAGGGCACCAACCCATTTAATGACCACAAGACCTAAGGAATTAGCTCCTCAAGACCCTAATCGACAGGATATAGAACGGGAAAATAATAAATGGGGAGAAGAGGATAATGATTAA
- a CDS encoding NAD(P)/FAD-dependent oxidoreductase — protein sequence MADLLESYDLIIVGAGPAGIFTALEVIKEEADLDILILEKGEDIDKRSCPAKDKDLNCISCNNCSIVCGWGGAGAFSDGKLTLSTNVGGNLADYIGKDRLSELISYVDEEYLKFGAPEKVYGASPEVLDEINHQAIQAELKFVPSRIRHLGTGYSRKVLSKMKEYLIDNGVEVQIGVRVTDLLVNNGKATGVKLKNGQQIQAGAVVVAPGRENSEWLSKEAEKLDINMAINPVDIGVRVEVPAAVLENLTDVIYESKFIYHTPTFDDKVRTFCMCPNGEVVNENNNGLITVNGHSHAEIKTENTNFALLVSKSFTEPFKEPITYGKDIAKLANLLGGGILVQRLGDFLSGRRSTESRIQRGLVEPTFKEATPGDLSLVLPYRHMTAIVEMLEALDKVAPGIYSRHTLLYGVEVKFYSSRLKVDDSLETKVENLYVAGDGAGITRGLIQASASGVVIGRDLLNK from the coding sequence ATGGCAGATTTACTAGAAAGTTATGATCTAATTATTGTAGGAGCTGGTCCAGCTGGGATTTTTACTGCTTTAGAAGTAATCAAGGAAGAAGCAGATTTAGATATTTTAATTTTGGAAAAAGGAGAAGATATCGATAAACGCAGTTGTCCAGCTAAAGATAAGGATTTAAATTGTATCTCTTGTAATAATTGTTCTATTGTTTGTGGCTGGGGGGGAGCTGGAGCTTTTAGTGATGGTAAATTAACTTTATCTACAAATGTAGGAGGTAATTTAGCAGATTATATAGGAAAAGATAGGTTATCAGAGTTAATTAGCTATGTAGATGAAGAATATTTAAAGTTTGGTGCCCCAGAAAAAGTATATGGAGCTTCTCCAGAAGTTTTAGATGAGATTAATCATCAAGCTATTCAAGCGGAGTTGAAGTTTGTTCCATCTAGGATTAGACACTTAGGAACGGGGTATAGTAGAAAAGTGTTATCTAAGATGAAAGAGTATCTTATAGATAATGGAGTAGAAGTCCAGATTGGAGTTAGAGTAACTGATTTATTGGTCAATAATGGTAAGGCTACAGGGGTTAAGCTAAAAAACGGACAGCAAATTCAAGCAGGAGCAGTAGTAGTAGCACCAGGAAGAGAAAACTCTGAATGGTTAAGCAAAGAAGCTGAAAAGTTAGATATAAATATGGCCATTAATCCTGTAGATATTGGTGTTAGAGTAGAGGTGCCTGCAGCAGTTTTAGAAAACTTGACAGATGTAATTTATGAATCTAAATTCATTTATCATACTCCTACTTTTGATGATAAAGTTAGAACTTTTTGTATGTGTCCAAATGGTGAAGTAGTAAATGAAAATAATAACGGTTTAATTACAGTTAACGGACATAGTCATGCTGAAATAAAAACAGAAAATACTAACTTTGCACTTTTAGTTAGTAAAAGTTTTACTGAACCGTTTAAAGAACCGATTACTTATGGTAAAGATATAGCTAAATTAGCTAATTTGCTAGGCGGAGGAATCTTAGTCCAAAGGTTAGGTGATTTTTTAAGTGGACGAAGATCTACAGAGAGTAGAATACAGCGTGGTTTAGTAGAGCCAACTTTTAAAGAAGCTACGCCAGGAGATTTAAGCTTAGTATTGCCTTATCGACATATGACGGCCATTGTAGAGATGTTAGAGGCGTTAGACAAGGTTGCTCCAGGTATATATTCCCGTCATACTTTATTATATGGAGTAGAAGTTAAGTTCTATTCTTCTAGGTTAAAGGTTGATGATTCTTTAGAAACCAAGGTTGAAAATTTATATGTAGCTGGAGATGGTGCTGGTATTACTCGAGGATTAATCCAAGCTTCTGCTTCAGGAGTAGTTATTGGTAGAGACCTTTTAAATAAATAA
- a CDS encoding PrsW family intramembrane metalloprotease: MAVIFLSQERWSNIRVLLLLLVSLVPGILWVYFFYRQDKYEPEPVGLIIKAFMYGALAVIPVGLIELPFANQINNSASLIKLFILTTVVVGLTEEFFKLIVVWYGLYKSEEFNEVMDGIIYSISAGLGFAVVENLLYTVVFGYKVGVVRAFITTLVHASFSGIAGYYLGLAKMGRGSEIRLISIGLIQVALLHGIYDFLVVGNFISMGGVAITVLMLYIYLVKLIKRANSMSPFKP; encoded by the coding sequence ATTGCCGTTATATTTTTATCTCAAGAGAGGTGGAGCAATATTAGAGTTCTTTTATTACTATTAGTCTCTTTAGTACCAGGGATATTATGGGTTTATTTCTTTTATCGCCAAGATAAATATGAACCAGAGCCTGTAGGATTAATTATTAAGGCATTTATGTATGGAGCTTTAGCAGTAATACCTGTTGGATTAATTGAACTACCTTTTGCTAATCAGATAAATAATAGTGCTAGTTTAATTAAGTTATTTATATTAACAACTGTAGTGGTTGGGTTAACTGAAGAATTTTTTAAACTTATTGTTGTTTGGTATGGATTATATAAATCTGAAGAATTTAATGAAGTAATGGATGGTATTATTTATTCAATTAGTGCAGGGTTAGGATTTGCAGTAGTTGAAAATTTGCTTTATACAGTTGTATTTGGATATAAGGTAGGAGTTGTACGAGCATTTATAACTACATTAGTTCACGCATCATTTTCGGGGATAGCGGGATACTATTTAGGTTTAGCTAAAATGGGAAGAGGTTCAGAGATTAGACTGATTTCGATTGGTTTAATTCAAGTTGCTTTACTGCATGGGATTTATGATTTTTTAGTAGTAGGGAATTTTATATCCATGGGCGGTGTTGCTATCACTGTATTAATGTTATATATATATCTAGTTAAGTTGATTAAAAGAGCTAATAGTATGTCACCATTTAAACCTTAA
- a CDS encoding flagellar brake protein, protein MDINHLVNKKLNFRKPAVDFSDLSDTIRCQILEIKNERLIVQLSNDLDLTSGKLVQMVYIDNAQGIYYFNTEIVSVEMPLIKLKLPNKIQNYQRRQFVRVEYQTEIEFSPVSYQGENLTHLEDKKGHGQMIDISGGGICFKSDIKLLEELVIDLRFRLNENDFEILGEVVRVLKKGDEYEIGIKFDILSSKVEDQISNFVLQQQIKNRRRKLVVSE, encoded by the coding sequence ATGGATATCAACCACTTGGTAAATAAAAAATTAAATTTTAGAAAACCAGCTGTTGATTTTAGTGATTTATCTGATACTATTAGATGTCAAATCCTTGAAATTAAAAATGAAAGATTAATAGTTCAATTATCAAATGACTTAGACTTAACAAGTGGTAAATTGGTTCAGATGGTTTACATAGATAATGCTCAAGGAATTTATTATTTTAATACTGAAATTGTGAGTGTAGAGATGCCTTTAATTAAATTAAAATTACCTAACAAAATTCAAAATTATCAACGAAGACAATTTGTACGGGTAGAATATCAAACAGAGATTGAATTTAGTCCAGTAAGTTATCAAGGTGAAAATTTAACTCATTTAGAAGATAAGAAAGGGCATGGACAGATGATAGATATTAGTGGTGGAGGAATTTGTTTTAAATCAGATATTAAATTATTAGAAGAATTAGTTATAGATTTGAGATTTAGATTAAACGAAAATGATTTTGAAATTTTAGGAGAAGTAGTAAGAGTACTAAAAAAGGGCGATGAGTATGAAATAGGGATTAAGTTTGATATATTAAGCAGTAAAGTAGAGGATCAAATCTCTAATTTTGTTTTGCAACAACAGATTAAAAATCGTCGGAGAAAGTTGGTAGTTAGCGAATAA
- a CDS encoding DUF2061 domain-containing protein has protein sequence MSNKLRRVLKSITWRITASFTTVSIVYFLTGEMEIAGSVASLEIIAKILIYYLHETAWDRVKDSEESISDKNISKKSMSDKNIGERA, from the coding sequence ATGAGTAATAAGTTAAGAAGAGTGTTAAAGAGTATTACTTGGCGAATTACAGCGTCATTCACTACTGTTTCAATTGTATATTTTTTGACTGGTGAAATGGAGATAGCTGGTTCAGTAGCTTCGTTAGAAATAATTGCTAAGATTTTGATTTATTATTTACATGAAACGGCTTGGGATAGAGTAAAAGATAGTGAAGAAAGTATAAGTGATAAAAATATAAGTAAAAAAAGCATGAGTGATAAAAATATAGGTGAGCGGGCATGA